In Parasegetibacter sp. NRK P23, the genomic stretch GTCAAGTCCTTTTTCAAGCGCCGATTGCACGTAGGCCTTACCGTTACTTAAGGTGAAAGCGATCTCCTGTACTGCCGTACTGCCTGCTTCCCGGATATGATATCCTGAAATGGAAATAGTGTTCCATTTCGGCAGTTCCTTACTGCACCATTCAAAAATATCGGTGATGATGCGCATGGACGGGCGTGGAGGGTAGATGTAAGTTCCTCTCGCAGCGTATTCTTTCAGGATATCGTTCTGTATCGTGCCGGTGAGTTTGGAAAGATCTGCGCCCTGCTTCTTGGCCAGCGCCACATACATGGCCAGCAGGATAAAGCCCGTGGCGTTGATGGTCATGGAAGTGGAAACGTCTTCCAATTTAATGTTGTGAAACAACCGCTCCATATCTTCCAGCGAATCGATGGCCACACCTACTTTCCCCACTTCTCCTTCCGAAAGCGGGTGATCGCTGTCGTAACCGATTTGTGTTGGCAGGTCGAACGCCACGCTCAGGCCCATTACACCTTGTGAAAGCAGGTAGTGGTACCGTTTGTTGCTTTCTTCCGCGGTTGAAAAGCCGGCGTATTGCCGCATGGTCCAGAGGCGCCCACGGTACATATCGGGTTGGATGCCCCTGGTGTATGGGAACTCGCCGGGAGAAGGGGCAGCCGTGGCAGGCAGATCATTGGGGGTATAAATGGTTCTTACCTCGATCCCTGAAGAGGTTTCAAGTGGCTTATTTTTCATTTGGCAGGCAGTTTAGGTAAATAGATTACATCAGTTTCTTGGCTTCGAAACTGAGTGCTTCGGCAACAACATTGTGCAGGGACGCGCCAGGCGTATTCGCCAGCAGTTCCAGCAAATGGCGGTTGAGTTCCTGTGCGGAAGCCTCTGGCGGCATAAAGCCCGCCACTTTGTTGATGATCATGATGTTCTGCTCTTTAAAACTGGAGAGCGCATGCCATGCTTCAGGACTCACATAAATCTGCTGGGTAATGTTATGGTCGTACTCCTGGCGAATGGTATGTACAAGTATCTGCTGCATTTCAGCCGCCGAAATATCGGCTCTGCCCACACGTTGAATCAGGTTCGGAAGCGCAATACGTTCCGCCAGTAAAATCAATCTTTCATAAGCCTGAAGGCGGAGCGGGAGTACCTGGTAAGGTTCCTGTTGCGGAGCCGGGGGCTGTGCCGCTTTTCTGCGTTCTTTCCAGAAAAGATAAGCGAGTATTCCACTGAGAAGGGCCGCCACAGCAACCGCCCAAAGCATGGCCTGATCTGAGATATACAGCAATGTAACTGTCATGTTAATGTCCGTTCTTTTTTCAAAAATAAGGGAAAGTAAGCACGCTTTATTTTTGTTGTATATTTGTACAAACAAATATCAGAATGGAAACGATGGTATCAATACCCATAAGCCTTACGGCCAATGCGGTGGAAGAAATAAAAAGACTGATGAACGAACCTGGATTTGACGCTTCACAGCAATTGAGGATCGGTGTAAAAGGAGGTGGTTGTTCGGGCATGACCTATGTACTCGGCTTCGACCAATCCATGGATGGTGATGAAAGTTTCGAAATAGAAGGCATCCCGTGCATCATGAACAAATCGCACCAGATGTACCTTTTCGGTATGCAGGTGGATTGGCAGGATGGCCTGAACGCCAGAGGGTTCACGTTTACCAACCCCAATGCGAGCAAAACCTGTGGTTGCGGAACATCATTCTCCGTTTAGCCACTCACGTTGAAGCGGTAACCTATCCCGTGAATGGTCTCCAGTTGAAGGGTGTTATCGGGTTTGATGTGTTTCCGGAGTTTGGTCACGAAAACATCCATACTTCTGCCCAGGAAATAATCATCTTTTCCCCAAACGTTCAGCAATACTTCTTCCCGTTTAAGGATCACATTTTTATTTTCACAAAAGAAGCGGAGCAATTCTGCTTCTTTTTGTGTTAAAGAACTGGACTGTTCGCCGTTGTATATTTTGAGTTCGTTAAACTTGAAAAGGAGGGAACCAATCTGGTATTCCACCACGTTGGAACTCTGTATTTTCTTACTGCGGCGCAGAAACACTTCCATACGCAGCAACAGTTCCTTCATGCTGAAAGGCTTGGTAATATAATCATCCGCGCCGGTCTCGAAACCTTTGATGCGGTCTTCTTCCATGGATCGGGAAGTGAGAAAGAGGATGGGGATCACGTCCGACTGCTGCCTGATCCTCGATGCCACACTGAACCCATCTCGCGCGGGCATCATGATATCCAGCAACACGATATCATGCAGGTTCTTGTCAAAACTTTCAATAGCTGTTTGTCCATCGGTGCACAGGGCCACTTCATACCCTCTTTCTTCCAGGTTATCTTTGATCACAAAACCGAGGGCTGTATCATCTTCGGCAAGCAGGACTTTGATCTTTTTTTCGCCGCTCAAAGGCATAGGTTTGAATTTATTGTGGAAGATACACAATAAATTCACTGCCTTTACCATCTTCGGAACGAAGTTCAATTTTTCCTTTGTGCCGGTCCACTATTTTCTTTACGAAATAGAGGCCCAGGCCGAAGCCTTTTACATTGTGGATATTGCCCGTGGGCACCCTGTAGAACTTCTGGAACACCCGTTCCTGGTGGGCTTTGTCCAGTCCCGGGCCATTGTCCCGGCAACTGATGGCGCTCATGTTTTTTTTCCTGAAAGTGGACAATATTATTTGGGGATGGGCGGAATATTTCAGGGCGTTTTCCAATAAATCTATCACCACCATCTGTAGTTGTTGTTCATCCGCCTCCACTATACTACAGGCCGGATCAATACTGAAACGGATGTCCGCATTCTTCTTATGAATAAGTGGTTCGAGCAGCGATACGGCGTGTTCAAATATGGACCGAACCACTACTTGTTTTTTTTCCGGCGCCATCAACCGTTGATCGGTAAGCGAAATTTTTAATAATTTATCTACCTGTCCCTGCAAGTGATCCGTTTGCTGCTGTATGATGGAACCGTATTTTTTAAGCTTTTCCGGTTGTTTCAGGATCTGCTCGTCGGTAAGCACATCACTTGCGATTTTCATTACCGCCAAAGGGGTTTTGAATTCGTGCGTAATGTTGTTGACGAAATCTTTCTGCAAAACATCCATCGATCTTCTACGGGAGAAACAATAAAAACAGGCCGCTATGGCCACCAGCGCAAGTAAGACTAACGCGGCGCTCCATATTGAGAAACTGACCTGTTCTCCGGGATAGCCTTCCGGAACTTTTTCAGCATTACTAATGAAAAGGTACAATTTTCCCAGCCAGAACACCTGGCACACCAGCGCCACCAGAACCAGTGAGCCGGTTACCAGTAAAATATACCTGAGGGAGGATGCCCGCATGGAACGCAAATTGATAATCCGGTAAATTTCCGAACCTCAATTGGATTATGGTACTTGATCCTGGTTAATCAGATGTTAACCGGTACTTCTCCCTGAAAATGATTTGGTTAACGCCCCGTTAACCACTAATATTTTTTTCTAAATATTTAATATGTTTTCTATCTTTACTGAGCAATATCACAAAACATTAACAAATCAAAGTCATTATAAACTAGCTAGTAAGGTTTAGCAAGGGTTAACTTGGCGCTGCTTGTCTAAGCAGCGCATTTTTTTTGCCGCAACCTTAGCATTACAGCTTTTCCTGATCAGAAATATTTTCCCGTAAATAATTGGTCTTCTTTAAAAGCATAAAAAAAGTCCCGCGTTTTGCGGGACTTTTCATTATCTGTATTAAATCGGATTAAGCTTTGGCCGCTTCATTTTCCGCGGGGGCGTTGGCAGCTGCGTCCAGCTTCTTACTCTTACCGAGATCAAGCAGGACAGGGGCGGCAACGAATACGGAAGAGTACACACCGGTGAACACACCGATCAGCATCGCGAACGCGAAACCTTTGGTTACTTCACCACCTACCAGGAACAGGATCAGAATGGTGAGGAACACGGTGAGTGAAGTGATGATGGTACGGCTCAGTGTTTCGTTGATGGAACGGTTGATGATGGCACTGTAAGAAGCACCTTTCATCAGGCCGCTGTTTTCGCGGATCCTGTCGAACACCACCACGGTATCGTTCATTGAGAAACCGATCACCGTAAGGATGGCCGCGATGAAGTGTTGGTCAACTTCCAGCGGGAAGGGCACTACATCTTTCAGGAAAGAGAAGATGATCACCACAACCAGTACGTCGTGCAGCAAGGCTACAATGGTACCGGCGGCGAATCTCCAGTCACGGAAACGAAGCACGATATAGATGCTGATCAGTACGAGCGACCAGAAGGTGGCCCATTTAGCACCGGCTTTCAAGTCATCGGATATCGTGGGCAACACTGTTTTGCTGCCTTGTTTGTAGGTTGTGGAGAATTGCTCATAAGTTGTTCCTTCAGGCAGGAAGGATTTTACGCCTTCATACACTTTGGTTTGAACCACGGAATCAACGGATGCACCGGTTTCGGAGATCATGTAAGCTGTTGTGATCTCCAGTTGGTTAGCGCCGCCCACTGTTTTCAGAATAGGCGCTTCGGTGAGTGTTTTCTCGAGTGCGTCACGAACCTGCTCCACTTTCACGGCCTGCGGGAAGCGCACAGTGTAACTGCGTCCTCCGGCGAACTCAACACCGTAGTCGAATCCGTGGAAGAAGGAAGCGATTCCCAATGCGATTACAACAAAGAACACCACGTAAGCGGCTTTACGCATACCGGTGAAGTTGTAGTTCGCATTCTTCAGTAGGTTGCTGGCCAGTTTGGTGAAATATTTAAAGTGACGGTCCTTCTTGGTCCAAACATCTGTGATCAGCCTTGAAACAAGGATACCGCAGAACAGGGAGAGCAGGATACCGAGTATTTGTGTGGTCGCGAATCCGAGTACGGGACCCAAACCAAAGTAGAAGAGGATGATTGCGGTAAGGAGTGTGGTGATGTGACCATCCAGCACCGGAGCCATAGACCTTCTGTAACCATCGGCAACGGCCAGTTGATAGGTCTTCCCTCTGCCCAGTTCTTCCTTTATACGTTCAAAGATCAGTACGTTAGTGTCCACCGCCATACCAATGGTAAGTACCAGACCGGCGATACCAGGCGCGGTTAATGTTGCGCCGAGTGCGCTCAGGATACCAACGGTAAAGAGCAGGTTCAGGATCAAGGCGATATTCGCTACCCATCCGGCGGTGTTGAAGTACACCAGCATCAGGATGAAGATTACAGCGAAAGAGAGGATGAATGCGAGGGAACCACCTTCAATCGCTTCCTGACCAAGTGTTGGTCCTACTTGCTGCTCCTGCACGATCTTGGCAGGTGTAGGCAATTTACCCGCTTTGAGGATATTCGCGAGATCCTGCGCATCTTCAATGGTATAACTTCCGGAGATACGGGAACTTCCGTTGGGAATTGGTTCGTTCACATTAGGAGCGGAATAAACGAGGTCGTCCAGTACGATGGCGATCGCACGGCCAACGTTCTTTTCGGTCATCTGCGCCCATATTTTGGCACCTGCCTTATCCATTACCATGTTTACGTTCACCTGGTTGGTGATGGGGTCGAAATCCTGTCCCGCATCAATGATGCGCTCACCTTCCAGGCGGGCACTAGCCGTACCGGGAAGGGTCTTTATAGCGTAAAGGGGCACAAAATTCTGTGCTTTACCATTCTTGTCTTTTTCGGCTATGCCAAAGAGGAAACGTACATTCTGAGGGAACTTACTCAGGAAAACGGGGTTGTCCAAGTAAGCGCGCAATGCGAAAGTGTCGGCAACGGCAACATAACCCAGGGCTGGGGAGAATTCAGGTCTTCCGTCCTGGTTCTGGTCAGAAGGAGGAATGAATTGCACCATGGAGAGCAGGGGGTGCTCGGCACGTTGTTGTTCCATGGAAAGCGCTGCGCTGTCTTTCGCGGCGGCTGCGCCCGTATCTTTTCCTTTATTTCCGGCCAGCATTTCGGAGAGGTTCTCACTCGCCGCTTTCGTGGTGTCGGTTGAAGTAGTTGCTGCTGCCGTAGTATCGTCGGAGGTAGCAGTAGCTGCTGCGCCTCCTTTCAGGTAAGCGACCAGTGCTTTTTCGCCTTCTGAAAGTGAGTTGTCGAGTTCCTGGATGTTGTAAAGCTCCCAGAACTGGAGGTTGGCGGAAGACTGCAGGTATTTACGAACACGTTCAGCATCGTTCACTCCGGCGAGTTCAACGGTGATGATACCTTTGGCTTCATCCAGGTTCACGTTGGGCTGGGCCACACCGAATTTATCGATACGTGTCTGCAATACGCGGTAAGTACGTTTTACGGCTTCAGTAGCTTCTTTCCTTACTTCGCGCAGCACTTCCTCATCGGAAGAACCGATCTTGATGTTTTTGTTGTTGGCGTTGGCGAACAGGGAAGCGAGCCTTGCACCGGGGGCCGCTTTTTTATATTCATCAGCGAAAAGCGTGATGTAATCAGCATCGCTGGTAGACTTACGTTTGGTCGCGTTCTCCAGTGCTTTCAGGAAGTTGGGGTCCTTGGAGTTGTTGGCCATGGAGCGGATCAATCCTTCCAGTTCCACTTCCATTGTAACGTTCATACCACCCTGGAGGTCAAGTCCCAGGTTCAGTTCACTTTCCTTGGCTTTCTGGTAGCTGATGGCGCCGCCAATACCATAGGTGAGGGTCTGGTCCTTGGTGCTGTCGAGCAATCTTGCGAGCCGTGCTTCATAGAGCTGATCCAATGTATCCTTGTAAAGCGCTTGGAGGTCTTTGTTTCCGGGATATTTTTGTTCAGGGGTCGGGAGCGAGGAAATGGCTTTTCGTGCCTTCTCTTCCATCTTACTTTCATGGCTGTTCACAAACCAGGTAAAAGAAAGCTGGTATAAAGAAATCACGATCAGTGCAATCGTAAAAAACCTTACCAATCCTTTCAGTTGCATACGTATTAGTGTTTACTTTTATTTTTCAAAGATGGCAAAGATAGTATTTACGGTAAAAAAAAGTACATAGCGCCATATATTGTTAAAAATCATGTCTATATAGTATTTTAACGATGATTTATACGTTGGCAGGCAGTAACTTGCGTGTATGAAACAAATGTTGCTGCTGTTGGCTTTGTTCAGCCTGGCGCTGGTTTCCTGTGAAAAGGAGGAACTCCTTCCCGGGAAAAGCGCCGGTTTTGTATTTGTTCACGCTTCGGACACCACGGGAAGCGCGCTGGTTACCTTGAGCGGGGAAGAAGTGGTGCGGTCGGGGCTGAACTATGGAGAAAGCACGGCAACAACGGATCAACCCTATATTTTTACAGCTTCAGGCATCAGGAATGTTTTGATTAGTTCTGAAGAAAAGAATGTAGTGGCGCCCTACAATACTTTGCTCTCCGAAAATCGGCTTTTCAGTTGCTGGTTATACGATACGCTGCAGGCAAACGGAAAAAGATCCCCCAACGTGTTGCAGTTAACGGACCAGTTATTCGCTTTAAACGACAGCACGCATTTCCGATTCCTTCACCTTGCTACAGGCAAAAACGAAGTGGCGCTGCGTCTGGTTCGTGCAACCACTACCGATACGCTGGTGGTTGGCGGACTGAAATCACTGCCACTGAACAATGCGAATACTACGTCGTTGGCGACTTTCAGCCATTTTCTGAAAGAGGGTGATTTCAAAGTGGAACTTATCGATAATACCGGTGCTATTCTGCAAACCCAACCCGGGTTCACTGTGGCAAAAGGTACTTATACCACCTTCTATACTTCCGGCGCTTACAATTCTTCCGCGCCTGTACCATTTTCTTTGAATTTTATCCAACATAGGTAACGCATCATTAAAAAATCGGTTACCTTTGCTCACTTTTGTCAAGAATCAACTAATTATGGAACTATCTTCATTACTCGACCGGTTCGCAGAACCGGAAACCCTTAAAATGGCCAAACTGGGCCGCGAATTAAGGGCGCAGGGCATCGACGTGATCGACCTCAGTCTTGGTGAACCCGATTTCGATACGCCCCAGCACATTAAGGATGCCGCTATTAAAGCCATCAACGACAACTGGAGCCACTACACACCCGTTGCCGGTTTTCTCGACCTGAAAGAAGCGGTTTGCACCAAACTGAAACGCGACAACAACCTCGATTATAAACCTGAACAAATCGTTACTTCCACAGGTGCCAAACAAAGTCTGGCCAATGCCATTCTTGCACTGGTAGATGAAGGTGATGAGGTGATCATTCCCACCCCATACTGGGTAACTTATTCCGAACTGGTGAAGATCGCCCGCGGAAAAGTAGTGGAAGTGCGCACCAGCCCCGCCGCGGAATTCAAAATATCTCCCGCGCAACTGGAAGCCGCCATTACACCGAAGACTAAACTCTTCATGTTCTCTTCTCCCTGCAATCCTTCCGGTGCGGTATATACGAAGAGTGAACTGACCGCCCTCGCGGAAGTGTTCAAAAAACATCCTAATGTATTCATCATCTCCGATGAAATTTACGAATACATCAACTTCGAAGGTCAACACGAGAGCATCGCCCAGTTCGATGAACTGAAAGACCGCATCGTGATCATCAACGGACTGAGTAAAGGTTTCGCCATGACCGGCTGGCGCCTCGGTTACACCGCTTCCAACGTAACGGTGGCGAAAGCGATGGAAAAACTGCAGGGCCAAATCACCAGCGGTACCTGTTCCATCACCCAGAAAGCAGCGGTAACGGCGCTTACAGGCGATATTGCGCCTTCCATGGAAATGACCAAAGAATTCACCCGCCGCCGTCAGCGCGTGCTGGAACTGATCAAAGAAGTGCCGGGCGTGACCTGCTTCGAGCCACAGGGCGCCTTCTACATCTTCCCCGATGTATCTTCTTATTATGGAAAGTCCGATGGCACCACCACCATACAGAATTCCGCTGATTTCTGTATGTATGTGCTGAATACGGCACACGTGTCTTCCGTAATGGGTGATGCCTTCGGTGAACCTAACTGCGTTCGTTTCTCCTTCGCCAACAGCATGGAGAATATCGAAAGAGCATGGGCCCGCGTGAAAGACGCGCTTTCGAAACTGAAGTGATTCCATTTACATACCATACCCTTACTTGTTGGCATACCGGCAGGTAAGGGTATTCTTTTTGCAGCATACTTACAATCACATTTCCCCACCCGGTTTATGATTAAGCCGTAACTTGTAGTATGTTCAGAAGGGCGCGCAATTTTCTACGATTCAAAAGATTCCTCCACCAGCTTACCATTGCAGGCATTGCCGTAAGGAACCTGTTGCTGCGCATGCTTACCTGGTTTATCCCGCTGCTCAGTTTTTTATGCGGCGCGATAGTGGTGTACGATCTTGGATTCAATACTTTCTACAACAACCAGGTTCAGCTTTCACTGGTACTGCGCTTTCTGCTGCTGCTGCTGGTAATCGCCATGGCGCTCCGTTTTACCGGGGAATGTTTTGTGCCGAAAAAACGGTCGGCGCGTGTGTTCCATCTTGTGTTGCTGGTACTCTTCTTTTACCTGTACAACGGACCTTCCTGGGACAATATCATCCTGGCCGGAGAACGGACCAATACTTATTTCATCAATAAACTGGTGCTGTACGGCGGGATTCTGTTCTTATTGATTACCGAAGCCTCGCATTTGCTGGGTTTTATTTATAAGAAAAGTTTCAACCCCGCATTGCTTTTCGTGCTGAGCTTTCTCCTGATCATCCTGGTAGGAACAGGATTGTTATCCCTGCCAAGGGCCACTGTGGAGGGCATCAGTATTACCGACGCGCTTTTCACGGCCACCAGCGCGGTTTGTGTTACCGGCCTTACCGTTGTGGACACGGCCACGCATTTCACCACTTTCGGCCATGTGATCCTGTTGTTGCTGATACAGATCGGCGGATTGGGCATCATGACTTTCGCCGGTTTATTGGGATATGCCATGTCGGGTGGCGCTTCCTTCCAGAGCCAACTCGCGTTGAAGGACATGATGAGCGGAGATAAGATCGGCACGGTGATCCGGACCGTGAACCAGATCATCCTGGTTACGCTTTGTTTCGAAGCCGTGGGTGCATTCATATTGTATTTCTCCCTCGAAGATGTTTTGTTTGAAAGAAAATTGCACAAGGTATTCTTCAGCGTATTTCATTCCGTTTCCGCTTTTTGCAATGCCGGTTTCTCCACCTTGCCCGACGGTCTTTTCAACTTTCATTTCCGGTTCAATTATTTCCTGCACATTGTAATTGCCGGGCTGATCATTTTGGGTGGAATGGGCTTTCCCATCGTGTTCAATATCTACAATTACGGACTCTCCAAAGCATTCAACCTGAAACAAAAGATACTGGGAAGGGACAATAGAAGGTATACGCCCCGGCTCATGAACATCAATACCCGGTTGGCACTGGTTACCACTACAATACTATTGGTGGCGGGCACCATAAGTTTTTTCATTTTTGAACAAAATGCCGGACTTATCGTGCATCCCACGATGAAAGGCAAGATTATCAGCAGTTTTTTCGGCTCCGTTACGGCCAGAACCGCGGGATTCAATACAGTTGACACGAACGTCATGCGGTTGCCCACCATTATGATCTACCTGTTGCTGATGTGGATTGGTGCGTCGCCAGGTTCAACTGGTGGCGGTATCAAAACAACCACGGCCGCGGTGGCCTTGCTGAATATGGCCAGCATCATTCGGGGAAAGGACAGGACTGAGTATGCAAAGGTAGAAATATCCAAACACTCCATCAACAGGGCGTTTGCCATCATGATGCTCTCGCTGATCGTGATCGGGGTGGCGGTATTCCTGCTCTCGGTAAACGACGGGCATTTTGGTTTGATTAAACTTTCTTTCGAAGTGTTTTCGGCATTTTCAACAGTAGGACTCACACTTGGTTTGACGCCTTCGCTTACTGATTTCAGTAAGGTGGTACTTGTCGCCACCATGTTCATCGGAAGGGTGGGGGCGCTCACTTTGTGCGTGGCACTGGTGAAACAACAGCAGCAACTTTATTACAGGTACCCGCAGGAAGAGATCAGTTTCTGATGCGGTTTAAAATTTGAATGATGAAATTCGTAGTATTTGGTTTGGGCAATTTTGGCGCCTCTCTTTCGCAGAAGCTGGTGGGTTTGGGGCATGAAGTGATTGGCACGGATGTAAAGCCTGAACTGGCCGATAAACTGAAAAACAGGATCACGCATACCATTACGCTTGACGCGACCAACCGAAGCGCGATGCAGGTGTTGCCACTGGCCGATGTAGAAGCCGCCATTGTGGCGATAGGAGAGAATGAAGGCGTAAACATTATGGCCACCGCTTTGCTGAAGGAACTGAAAGTAAAGCGCATCATCTGCCGGGTTACTTCTCCTTTGCAAAAGACGGTACTCGAAGCCATGAACATCAACGAGTTCACCTATCCTGAAGAAGATTCCGCTGAACGACTGGCTTACAAACTGGATGTAAAAGGCGCTATCGATTCGTTTAAGGTATCCGATGAATACCAATTGCTGGAAGCCGAAATTCCTGTCCGTTTTTTTGACAGGAAAGTGTCCGAAATTGAATGGACGGAGAAGTACAAAGTGCAGCTTGTAACCATTATCCGTAATGTTGAGGAGAAAAATATCTTTGGTTTGAAAGGACGAAAGCCAAAGGTACTGGGCGTTCTTTCCTCGGACACCACGATGCGCGAAGGGGATATATTGGTGCTGTTTGGCGCTATCGGCGACCTGGAGCGGTTCCTCGAATCCTGAGGACTTTATTTTCCCGAACGGATATTTTTATAGATTCTGATCGCGCTCATCAAAACGATCACGAATACTAGCAATCCACCAAGTGCCCAAACCAGGCTGAGTCCCGTTTTTACCACCACGAGCATGACGATAGCCACGAGGAAGATGGTGGCGACCTCGTTCCAAACGCGCAATTGCTGCGAAGAATACTGAAATTTACCCCTAAGCTGTGTTTTATAGAGATATTGCAGCGAAAAGTGGTATCCATATAAAAGCAGCACCAATACCAGTTTAATCAGCAGCCACCTCCCTTCCGGGCGGAACACAATCAGATGCCAGTTTCCGCTGAAGAGCGTGGAGAGCCCGAACACCAGGGTCAATACGGCTGAGGGCCAGGTAATGCCGTACCAAAGGCGTGTGAGCATGATACGGTACTGTTCCTGTAATACTTTCCGTTCAGCGTCCGGACGTACCTGCGCTTCTGTATGGTAGATCAGCAAGCGCACCATATAGAACAGCCCGGCGAACCAGGTCACCACAAATATGATGTGCAGCGCTTTGATGTACAGGTTTCCCATATCAGGTGGTTTGGTCTTTTGCTTTGGCGCGTTCCAGCAGTTGTTCGTGCAAGGCTAAAACCTGCGGAATCACCATTTCCTGGTCGTTGTTGACGATCACGGCGTCGCACAAACGCATTTTGATCTGTTCCTGGATTTGTTTTTCCATCCGTTGTTTCACCAGTTCCCTTGAAACGTTATCCCGCTCCATCACACGGTGGATGCGTAAAGCATCTGGTGCGTAAACACCTATAATGAAATTGAGCTGGGCGGCGGTGCCTGTTTCAAAAAGCAGCGCGGCTTCTTTGATGGCGTATGGATAGGTTTGTCGTGCGAGCCATTCGTTTCCGAAGCGGATGGTGG encodes the following:
- a CDS encoding iron-sulfur cluster assembly accessory protein, whose protein sequence is METMVSIPISLTANAVEEIKRLMNEPGFDASQQLRIGVKGGGCSGMTYVLGFDQSMDGDESFEIEGIPCIMNKSHQMYLFGMQVDWQDGLNARGFTFTNPNASKTCGCGTSFSV
- a CDS encoding response regulator transcription factor, with amino-acid sequence MSGEKKIKVLLAEDDTALGFVIKDNLEERGYEVALCTDGQTAIESFDKNLHDIVLLDIMMPARDGFSVASRIRQQSDVIPILFLTSRSMEEDRIKGFETGADDYITKPFSMKELLLRMEVFLRRSKKIQSSNVVEYQIGSLLFKFNELKIYNGEQSSSLTQKEAELLRFFCENKNVILKREEVLLNVWGKDDYFLGRSMDVFVTKLRKHIKPDNTLQLETIHGIGYRFNVSG
- a CDS encoding sensor histidine kinase KdpD, translating into MRASSLRYILLVTGSLVLVALVCQVFWLGKLYLFISNAEKVPEGYPGEQVSFSIWSAALVLLALVAIAACFYCFSRRRSMDVLQKDFVNNITHEFKTPLAVMKIASDVLTDEQILKQPEKLKKYGSIIQQQTDHLQGQVDKLLKISLTDQRLMAPEKKQVVVRSIFEHAVSLLEPLIHKKNADIRFSIDPACSIVEADEQQLQMVVIDLLENALKYSAHPQIILSTFRKKNMSAISCRDNGPGLDKAHQERVFQKFYRVPTGNIHNVKGFGLGLYFVKKIVDRHKGKIELRSEDGKGSEFIVYLPQ
- the secDF gene encoding protein translocase subunit SecDF encodes the protein MQLKGLVRFFTIALIVISLYQLSFTWFVNSHESKMEEKARKAISSLPTPEQKYPGNKDLQALYKDTLDQLYEARLARLLDSTKDQTLTYGIGGAISYQKAKESELNLGLDLQGGMNVTMEVELEGLIRSMANNSKDPNFLKALENATKRKSTSDADYITLFADEYKKAAPGARLASLFANANNKNIKIGSSDEEVLREVRKEATEAVKRTYRVLQTRIDKFGVAQPNVNLDEAKGIITVELAGVNDAERVRKYLQSSANLQFWELYNIQELDNSLSEGEKALVAYLKGGAAATATSDDTTAAATTSTDTTKAASENLSEMLAGNKGKDTGAAAAKDSAALSMEQQRAEHPLLSMVQFIPPSDQNQDGRPEFSPALGYVAVADTFALRAYLDNPVFLSKFPQNVRFLFGIAEKDKNGKAQNFVPLYAIKTLPGTASARLEGERIIDAGQDFDPITNQVNVNMVMDKAGAKIWAQMTEKNVGRAIAIVLDDLVYSAPNVNEPIPNGSSRISGSYTIEDAQDLANILKAGKLPTPAKIVQEQQVGPTLGQEAIEGGSLAFILSFAVIFILMLVYFNTAGWVANIALILNLLFTVGILSALGATLTAPGIAGLVLTIGMAVDTNVLIFERIKEELGRGKTYQLAVADGYRRSMAPVLDGHITTLLTAIILFYFGLGPVLGFATTQILGILLSLFCGILVSRLITDVWTKKDRHFKYFTKLASNLLKNANYNFTGMRKAAYVVFFVVIALGIASFFHGFDYGVEFAGGRSYTVRFPQAVKVEQVRDALEKTLTEAPILKTVGGANQLEITTAYMISETGASVDSVVQTKVYEGVKSFLPEGTTYEQFSTTYKQGSKTVLPTISDDLKAGAKWATFWSLVLISIYIVLRFRDWRFAAGTIVALLHDVLVVVIIFSFLKDVVPFPLEVDQHFIAAILTVIGFSMNDTVVVFDRIRENSGLMKGASYSAIINRSINETLSRTIITSLTVFLTILILFLVGGEVTKGFAFAMLIGVFTGVYSSVFVAAPVLLDLGKSKKLDAAANAPAENEAAKA
- a CDS encoding pyridoxal phosphate-dependent aminotransferase, with product MELSSLLDRFAEPETLKMAKLGRELRAQGIDVIDLSLGEPDFDTPQHIKDAAIKAINDNWSHYTPVAGFLDLKEAVCTKLKRDNNLDYKPEQIVTSTGAKQSLANAILALVDEGDEVIIPTPYWVTYSELVKIARGKVVEVRTSPAAEFKISPAQLEAAITPKTKLFMFSSPCNPSGAVYTKSELTALAEVFKKHPNVFIISDEIYEYINFEGQHESIAQFDELKDRIVIINGLSKGFAMTGWRLGYTASNVTVAKAMEKLQGQITSGTCSITQKAAVTALTGDIAPSMEMTKEFTRRRQRVLELIKEVPGVTCFEPQGAFYIFPDVSSYYGKSDGTTTIQNSADFCMYVLNTAHVSSVMGDAFGEPNCVRFSFANSMENIERAWARVKDALSKLK
- a CDS encoding TrkH family potassium uptake protein produces the protein MFRRARNFLRFKRFLHQLTIAGIAVRNLLLRMLTWFIPLLSFLCGAIVVYDLGFNTFYNNQVQLSLVLRFLLLLLVIAMALRFTGECFVPKKRSARVFHLVLLVLFFYLYNGPSWDNIILAGERTNTYFINKLVLYGGILFLLITEASHLLGFIYKKSFNPALLFVLSFLLIILVGTGLLSLPRATVEGISITDALFTATSAVCVTGLTVVDTATHFTTFGHVILLLLIQIGGLGIMTFAGLLGYAMSGGASFQSQLALKDMMSGDKIGTVIRTVNQIILVTLCFEAVGAFILYFSLEDVLFERKLHKVFFSVFHSVSAFCNAGFSTLPDGLFNFHFRFNYFLHIVIAGLIILGGMGFPIVFNIYNYGLSKAFNLKQKILGRDNRRYTPRLMNINTRLALVTTTILLVAGTISFFIFEQNAGLIVHPTMKGKIISSFFGSVTARTAGFNTVDTNVMRLPTIMIYLLLMWIGASPGSTGGGIKTTTAAVALLNMASIIRGKDRTEYAKVEISKHSINRAFAIMMLSLIVIGVAVFLLSVNDGHFGLIKLSFEVFSAFSTVGLTLGLTPSLTDFSKVVLVATMFIGRVGALTLCVALVKQQQQLYYRYPQEEISF
- a CDS encoding TrkA family potassium uptake protein translates to MKFVVFGLGNFGASLSQKLVGLGHEVIGTDVKPELADKLKNRITHTITLDATNRSAMQVLPLADVEAAIVAIGENEGVNIMATALLKELKVKRIICRVTSPLQKTVLEAMNINEFTYPEEDSAERLAYKLDVKGAIDSFKVSDEYQLLEAEIPVRFFDRKVSEIEWTEKYKVQLVTIIRNVEEKNIFGLKGRKPKVLGVLSSDTTMREGDILVLFGAIGDLERFLES